A genomic region of Micromonospora sp. NBRC 110009 contains the following coding sequences:
- a CDS encoding SAM-dependent methyltransferase translates to MSDRAQVAVSYDVDNEFFRLWLDERMNYTCAVFDDTDDLEAAQVAKLELLYRYGRVTPDSRVLDIGCGWGANLEYLAVDRGVRDVHGITLSQAQYAEIRRRDLPGVTASCVDYRDYTPPVRFDTIMSICMIEHVCTPEQARAGEAVARYRGYFRRAWEWSRPGASFALQSILRNRAPRIPADIREVGWVTYQIFPGGITPRMEDIVAAVNPYWEIVGVRTRREDYRRTCEHWRDRLRAHEQQIRDRWGGQLFADYDRYLTACIRAFEMHYQSVAQWSLRRIDQI, encoded by the coding sequence ATGTCGGACCGGGCGCAGGTGGCGGTGAGCTACGACGTCGACAACGAGTTCTTCCGGCTCTGGCTGGACGAGCGGATGAACTACACCTGTGCCGTCTTCGACGACACCGACGACCTCGAGGCCGCCCAGGTCGCCAAGCTCGAGCTGCTGTACCGCTACGGCCGGGTCACCCCCGACTCGCGGGTGCTCGACATCGGCTGCGGTTGGGGCGCCAACCTCGAATACCTGGCCGTCGACCGGGGTGTCCGCGACGTCCACGGGATCACCCTGTCGCAGGCGCAGTACGCCGAGATCCGCCGCCGTGACCTGCCCGGCGTCACGGCGTCCTGCGTGGACTACCGCGACTACACGCCGCCGGTGCGCTTCGACACGATCATGTCGATCTGCATGATCGAGCACGTCTGCACCCCCGAGCAGGCCCGGGCCGGGGAGGCGGTCGCCCGCTACCGGGGCTACTTCCGGCGGGCCTGGGAGTGGAGCCGGCCGGGCGCCTCCTTCGCCCTGCAGTCGATCCTGCGCAACCGGGCGCCGCGCATCCCCGCCGACATCCGCGAGGTCGGCTGGGTCACGTACCAGATCTTCCCCGGCGGGATCACGCCGCGCATGGAGGACATCGTGGCCGCGGTCAACCCGTACTGGGAGATCGTCGGGGTGCGCACCCGGCGGGAGGACTACCGGCGCACCTGCGAGCACTGGCGGGACCGGCTGCGCGCCCACGAACAGCAGATCCGCGACCGCTGGGGCGGGCAACTCTTTGCCGACTACGACCGCTACCTGACTGCGTGCATCCGCGCCTTCGAGATGCACTACCAGTCAGTCGCGCAGTGGTCGCTGCGCCGCATCGACCAGATCTAG
- a CDS encoding acyl carrier protein, giving the protein MSTDELLALIAAGIADVTGRPAPALTVDADLAALGLDSLQALELVAWAEERLRVRVPDEELATIRSIGDLSGVLAARLPAGTP; this is encoded by the coding sequence GTGTCCACCGATGAGCTGCTGGCCCTGATCGCCGCCGGGATCGCCGACGTCACCGGCCGTCCCGCCCCCGCGTTGACGGTCGACGCCGACCTCGCCGCGCTGGGGCTGGACAGCCTGCAGGCCCTGGAACTGGTCGCCTGGGCCGAGGAGCGGCTGCGGGTCCGCGTCCCGGACGAGGAACTCGCCACCATCCGCAGCATCGGTGACCTGTCCGGCGTACTCGCCGCCCGACTCCCGGCCGGCACGCCGTGA
- a CDS encoding acyl-ACP desaturase: MTGRALREAFHREYMTFFEQAERTRRWNVFTDIDWDRLAGHDPDPRLVLCAETFCGVEMYLPDYLRAHLDLMRGDYGRAWFAANWGYEEAKHSLVLREYLRRSGARSEAQLHDYADAVLARRWEPPYDDGRRMTIYGALQELTTFVIYRKQRGWAAGHGDPVLPEVYRLVGRDEMAHSRFYLRMIRLHLAEDRAGTLADLAYVLRTFRMPAEDLLPDYDTRVEVMRAAGIDRSVFLTEVVLPLLRDLGLTRHDLPRVPAQAATEIPGPPGLLTAAGSAG; encoded by the coding sequence GTGACGGGCCGGGCGCTGCGGGAGGCGTTCCACCGGGAGTACATGACCTTCTTCGAGCAGGCCGAACGGACCCGCCGCTGGAACGTCTTCACCGACATCGACTGGGACCGCCTCGCCGGCCACGACCCGGACCCGCGCCTGGTGCTCTGCGCCGAGACGTTCTGCGGCGTGGAGATGTACCTTCCGGACTACCTGCGCGCCCACCTCGACCTGATGCGCGGCGACTACGGCCGGGCCTGGTTCGCCGCGAACTGGGGCTACGAGGAGGCCAAACACTCGCTGGTGCTGCGCGAGTACCTGCGCCGCAGCGGCGCGCGCAGCGAGGCGCAGCTGCACGACTACGCCGACGCCGTGCTGGCCCGCCGCTGGGAGCCGCCGTACGACGACGGCCGCCGGATGACCATCTACGGGGCCCTGCAGGAGCTGACCACGTTCGTCATCTACCGCAAGCAGCGGGGCTGGGCGGCCGGGCACGGCGACCCGGTGCTGCCGGAGGTCTATCGCCTGGTGGGGCGCGACGAGATGGCGCACTCGCGCTTCTACCTGAGGATGATCCGGCTACATCTGGCCGAGGACCGCGCGGGCACCCTGGCCGACCTCGCGTACGTGCTGCGGACCTTCCGGATGCCGGCCGAGGACCTGCTGCCCGACTACGACACCCGGGTCGAGGTGATGCGCGCCGCCGGCATCGACCGGAGCGTCTTCCTCACTGAGGTGGTGCTGCCGCTGCTGCGCGACCTCGGGCTGACCCGGCACGACCTGCCCCGGGTGCCCGCGCAGGCGGCCACCGAGATTCCGGGACCGCCCGGGCTGCTCACCGCCGCCGGATCCGCCGGATGA